In Lautropia mirabilis, one DNA window encodes the following:
- a CDS encoding homoserine dehydrogenase: MKVIKVGLLGMGTVGSGVFEVLKNNAAEISRRAGCTIQIGRVVVRDPEEVRTLVGPDIPLSSDPFDIVNDPAIDVLVEVMGGTTLARDVVLAAIAKGKQVVTANKALLAVHGNEIFARAREAGVMVAFEAAVAGGIPIVKALREGLSANRVQMVAGIINGTTNFILSEMRDKGISFDVALAEAQRLGYAEADPTFDIEGIDAAHKATLLASIAFGVPVQFDGAYIEGISKLAAEDFTYADQLGYRIKLLGIARRRAEGIELRVHPTLIPARRLLANVEGAMNAVWVKGDAVGETLYYGPGAGKLPTASAVVADLVDVARQIEVAPESRVPYLAFQQDQLQQVPVLPAAEMETAYYLRIPVRDEPGVLADITRIMADEGVSIDAMLQRQPSEGANTTDIILMTHRTVEKCIDIASRHIEALPSVTAAPVRLRVEALD; the protein is encoded by the coding sequence ATGAAAGTGATCAAGGTCGGGCTGCTCGGCATGGGTACCGTGGGCAGCGGCGTATTCGAGGTGCTGAAGAACAACGCTGCCGAGATCAGCCGGCGCGCCGGCTGCACCATCCAGATCGGTCGCGTCGTTGTGCGTGACCCCGAGGAAGTCCGCACACTGGTGGGCCCCGACATTCCGCTCAGCAGCGATCCTTTCGACATCGTGAACGACCCTGCCATCGATGTGCTGGTGGAGGTGATGGGCGGCACCACGCTGGCCCGTGATGTCGTGCTGGCCGCCATTGCCAAGGGCAAGCAGGTCGTCACCGCCAACAAGGCACTGCTGGCCGTGCATGGCAACGAGATCTTCGCTCGCGCCCGCGAGGCCGGCGTGATGGTGGCCTTCGAGGCCGCGGTGGCCGGTGGCATTCCCATCGTGAAGGCGCTGCGCGAGGGGCTCTCGGCCAACCGCGTGCAGATGGTGGCCGGCATCATCAACGGCACCACCAACTTCATCCTGTCCGAGATGCGCGACAAGGGCATCAGCTTCGACGTGGCGCTGGCCGAGGCGCAGCGCCTGGGCTATGCTGAGGCCGATCCCACCTTCGACATCGAGGGCATCGACGCCGCCCACAAGGCCACGCTGCTGGCCTCCATCGCCTTCGGCGTGCCCGTGCAGTTCGACGGCGCCTATATCGAGGGCATCAGCAAGCTGGCGGCCGAGGACTTCACCTATGCCGACCAGCTGGGCTACCGCATCAAGCTGCTGGGCATCGCCCGCCGCCGCGCCGAGGGCATCGAGCTGCGCGTGCATCCCACGCTCATCCCGGCGCGCCGCCTGCTGGCCAACGTCGAGGGCGCGATGAACGCTGTCTGGGTCAAGGGTGACGCCGTGGGCGAGACCCTCTACTACGGTCCGGGCGCTGGCAAACTGCCCACCGCCAGTGCCGTGGTGGCTGACCTGGTGGACGTGGCCCGTCAGATCGAGGTCGCGCCCGAAAGCCGCGTGCCGTACCTGGCTTTCCAGCAGGACCAGCTGCAGCAGGTGCCGGTGCTGCCGGCCGCCGAGATGGAGACGGCGTACTACCTGCGCATCCCGGTGCGCGACGAGCCGGGCGTGCTGGCCGACATCACCCGCATCATGGCGGACGAGGGCGTTTCCATCGACGCCATGCTGCAGCGCCAGCCCTCTGAAGGTGCCAACACCACCGACATCATCCTCATGACCCACCGCACGGTCGAGAAGTGCATCGATATCGCCAGCCGGCACATCGAGGCCCTGCCTTCCGTGACGGCTGCCCCGGTGCGGCTGCGGGTCGAAGCGCTGGACTGA
- a CDS encoding pyridoxal phosphate-dependent aminotransferase — protein MKTIHKSAKLANVCYDIRGPVLARARQMEEDGQRIIKLNIGNMAPFGFDAPDEVRQDIMANLADASGYSDSKGLFSARKAVMHYSQLKGIRGVTVDDIYIGNGVSELIVLSLNALLDTGDEVLVPTPDYPLWTAAVSLSGGSAVHYMCDEGAGWLPDLDDIRAKITERTRAIVIINPNNPTGALYPDDLLKEILEIARQHDLIVFADEIYDKILYDGATHTSIASLADDVLCITMNGLSKNYRACGYRAGWMIISGDKRGAADYLEGLNMLASMRLCANVPGQLGIQTALGGYQSINELVQPGGRLARQRDLAWEMITSIPGVSCYKPRAALYLFPRLDPQMYPIEDDQRFILQLLERERVLLVQGTGFNWPEHDHFRVVFLPNSDDLTEALRRIDRFLADYRSRHGRVG, from the coding sequence ATGAAGACCATCCACAAGTCTGCCAAGCTGGCCAACGTCTGCTACGACATTCGCGGACCGGTGCTGGCCCGGGCCCGGCAGATGGAGGAGGACGGCCAGCGCATCATCAAGCTCAACATCGGCAACATGGCGCCTTTCGGCTTCGATGCGCCCGACGAGGTGCGCCAGGACATCATGGCCAACCTGGCTGATGCCTCCGGCTATTCGGATTCCAAGGGCCTTTTCTCGGCGCGCAAGGCCGTCATGCACTACTCGCAGCTCAAGGGCATCCGCGGCGTCACGGTCGATGACATCTACATCGGCAACGGCGTCAGCGAGCTGATCGTGCTGTCGCTCAACGCGCTGCTGGACACGGGCGACGAGGTGCTGGTGCCCACCCCTGACTACCCGCTGTGGACGGCGGCGGTCAGCCTCTCGGGGGGCTCGGCCGTGCACTACATGTGCGACGAGGGGGCAGGCTGGCTGCCCGATCTGGACGACATCCGCGCCAAGATCACCGAGCGCACGCGCGCCATCGTCATCATCAACCCCAACAACCCCACCGGCGCGCTGTATCCGGACGACCTGCTGAAGGAGATCCTGGAGATCGCCCGCCAGCACGACCTGATCGTCTTTGCCGACGAGATCTACGACAAGATCCTCTACGACGGTGCCACGCACACCTCCATCGCCTCGCTGGCCGATGACGTGCTGTGCATCACCATGAACGGCCTGTCCAAGAACTACCGCGCCTGCGGCTATCGGGCCGGCTGGATGATCATCTCGGGCGACAAGCGCGGCGCGGCCGACTATCTGGAAGGTCTGAACATGCTGGCTTCCATGCGGCTGTGCGCCAACGTGCCCGGCCAGCTGGGCATCCAGACCGCGCTGGGCGGCTACCAGAGCATCAACGAGCTGGTGCAGCCCGGCGGGCGGCTGGCGCGCCAGCGCGATCTGGCCTGGGAGATGATCACTAGCATTCCGGGCGTGAGCTGCTACAAGCCGCGCGCGGCCCTCTATCTCTTCCCGCGCCTTGATCCGCAGATGTATCCGATCGAGGACGACCAGCGCTTCATCCTGCAGCTGCTGGAACGCGAGCGGGTGCTGCTGGTGCAGGGCACCGGCTTCAACTGGCCGGAGCACGACCACTTCCGCGTCGTGTTCCTGCCCAATTCCGACGACCTGACCGAGGCCTTGCGGCGCATCGATCGCTTCCTGGCCGACTATCGCTCGCGCCACGGCCGGGTCGGCTGA
- a CDS encoding Mth938-like domain-containing protein: MKLHPDHHDDLNAITAYGTGWVEVNGARHEGPLLLRPQGPVQPWSIDGLAALTPDMLLALAEPRPEVILLGTGPRLQFPPPSFSRPLLQAGIGLETMDSVAACRTYNILMAEGRQVLLALVTAP, from the coding sequence ATGAAACTGCACCCCGACCACCACGACGATCTCAACGCCATCACCGCCTACGGTACCGGCTGGGTGGAAGTCAACGGGGCAAGGCACGAAGGGCCGCTGCTGCTGCGCCCGCAGGGTCCGGTGCAGCCCTGGTCTATCGACGGTCTGGCGGCACTCACACCCGACATGCTGCTGGCGCTGGCCGAGCCGCGCCCGGAAGTCATCCTGCTGGGCACCGGCCCACGCCTGCAGTTTCCGCCGCCGTCGTTCTCACGCCCACTGTTGCAGGCCGGCATCGGCCTGGAGACCATGGACTCGGTGGCCGCGTGCCGTACCTACAACATCCTGATGGCCGAAGGCCGCCAGGTCCTGCTCGCCCTGGTGACTGCGCCCTGA
- a CDS encoding peroxiredoxin — MQTSSAPAHAPVLKIGQKVPDFTAETTAGPLNFNELNGRMVVLYFYPKDSTPGCTNEASDFAAAWQDFLTAGAEVYGISRDSLKSHANFRQKLELPFALVSDPDEALCTLFDVIRLKNMYGKQVRGIERSTFLINRAGVLVKEWRKVKVPGHVAEVLAAVRELHDSPSHAF; from the coding sequence ATGCAAACATCCTCCGCGCCTGCCCACGCCCCCGTCCTGAAGATCGGCCAGAAGGTGCCCGACTTCACGGCAGAGACCACGGCCGGCCCCCTGAACTTCAACGAACTGAACGGTCGGATGGTGGTGCTCTACTTCTACCCGAAGGACAGCACCCCGGGCTGCACGAACGAAGCCAGCGACTTTGCCGCGGCCTGGCAGGACTTCCTCACCGCTGGCGCCGAGGTGTACGGCATCTCGCGCGACAGCCTGAAAAGCCACGCCAACTTCCGTCAGAAGCTGGAGCTGCCCTTTGCGCTGGTCAGCGACCCCGATGAGGCGCTCTGCACGCTGTTCGACGTCATCAGACTGAAGAACATGTATGGCAAGCAGGTGCGTGGCATTGAGCGCTCCACCTTCCTCATCAACCGCGCCGGCGTGCTGGTCAAGGAATGGCGCAAGGTGAAGGTCCCCGGCCATGTGGCCGAGGTGCTGGCCGCCGTCCGGGAGCTTCACGACTCGCCCTCCCACGCCTTCTGA
- a CDS encoding PhoH family protein encodes MPLPKAPTTRGERLDIKAASRNKAKLPASRRKKSATAQAEANPALELALDPVATPVAEAVSPAVATASQGRDAGKERAAGKTGGCTQTSAPVSSPAASATGAAQPAAGTRPGVEGRPAQGSTQTAALLSAPPAGSTPDAASGTTRPDATVAPFAPARHARRHRAPGTEAATHKLFVLDTNVLMHDPTALFRFQEHDVFLPMITLEELDDHKRGMSEVSRHARQVSRSLDELLAGIEGSIEQGIPLDRLGHSDATGRLFLQTRVLEAPLPEALPPGKADNRILSVTAALRQVFPERQAVLVSKDINIRIKARSLGLPAEDYFNDQVTDDLDLLYSGSLALPADFWQTHGKDMESWQDGGMTYYRIRGPLVSSMLLNQFVYLEDDGGTPLFAQVREREGDQAVLRVVRDYTQARHAIWGITARNREQNFALNLLLDPDIDFVTLLGQVGTGKTLLALTAGLAQTLDQKRFTEIIMTRATVPVGDDIGYLPGTEEEKMQPWMGALEDNLEVLNRGSAGGEWGRAAAADLIRSRIRVKSMSFMRGRTFNNKYLIIDEAQNLTPKQMKTLATRAGPGTKVVCLGNIAQIDTPYLTEASSGLTYVVERFKGWKHGGHLTLQRGERSRLADFAADVL; translated from the coding sequence ATGCCGCTACCCAAAGCCCCCACCACCCGAGGTGAACGCCTCGACATCAAGGCTGCCTCGCGCAACAAGGCCAAGCTGCCGGCCAGCCGCCGCAAAAAGAGCGCAACCGCCCAGGCCGAGGCCAACCCGGCCCTGGAACTTGCCCTCGACCCGGTTGCCACCCCCGTGGCTGAAGCCGTGTCCCCCGCGGTTGCCACGGCAAGCCAAGGCCGGGATGCCGGCAAGGAACGCGCTGCGGGCAAGACTGGCGGTTGCACCCAGACCTCGGCCCCGGTCAGCAGCCCTGCGGCATCAGCCACAGGTGCCGCACAGCCGGCAGCAGGCACCCGGCCCGGCGTCGAGGGACGTCCCGCTCAGGGCAGCACCCAGACGGCCGCGCTGCTCAGCGCACCGCCTGCGGGTAGCACGCCCGATGCCGCATCCGGCACGACACGGCCAGACGCCACGGTGGCGCCCTTCGCCCCCGCACGGCACGCACGTCGGCACCGCGCCCCGGGCACCGAGGCGGCGACCCACAAGCTGTTCGTGCTGGACACCAACGTGCTGATGCACGATCCCACCGCCCTCTTCCGCTTCCAGGAGCACGACGTGTTCCTGCCGATGATCACGCTGGAAGAGCTGGACGATCACAAGCGCGGCATGAGCGAGGTCTCGCGCCACGCCCGCCAGGTCAGCCGCAGCCTGGACGAGCTGCTGGCCGGCATCGAGGGCAGCATCGAGCAGGGCATCCCGCTGGACCGGCTGGGCCATTCCGACGCCACCGGGCGGCTCTTCCTGCAGACCCGCGTGCTGGAAGCGCCCTTGCCCGAAGCCCTGCCTCCCGGCAAGGCCGACAACCGCATCCTGTCGGTGACGGCCGCCCTGCGCCAGGTCTTTCCCGAGCGGCAGGCGGTGCTGGTGTCCAAGGACATCAACATACGCATCAAGGCCCGTTCGCTGGGCCTGCCGGCCGAGGACTACTTCAACGACCAGGTCACCGACGACCTGGACCTGCTCTACAGCGGTTCGCTGGCCCTGCCGGCCGATTTCTGGCAGACCCATGGCAAGGACATGGAGTCCTGGCAGGACGGCGGCATGACCTACTACCGCATCCGCGGCCCGCTGGTGTCTTCCATGCTGCTCAACCAGTTCGTGTACCTGGAAGACGATGGCGGCACACCGCTGTTTGCCCAGGTGCGGGAACGCGAAGGCGACCAGGCCGTGCTGCGTGTGGTGCGGGACTACACCCAGGCACGCCACGCCATCTGGGGCATCACCGCCCGCAACCGCGAGCAGAACTTTGCCCTGAACCTGCTGCTGGATCCGGACATCGACTTCGTGACGCTGCTGGGCCAGGTCGGCACCGGCAAGACGCTGCTGGCACTCACCGCGGGTCTGGCGCAGACGCTGGACCAGAAGCGCTTCACCGAGATCATCATGACCCGCGCCACCGTGCCGGTGGGCGACGACATCGGCTACCTGCCCGGTACCGAGGAAGAGAAGATGCAGCCCTGGATGGGCGCCCTGGAAGACAACCTGGAGGTGCTCAACCGCGGCAGTGCCGGTGGCGAATGGGGGCGTGCCGCGGCGGCCGATCTCATCCGCTCGCGCATCCGGGTGAAGTCGATGTCCTTCATGCGCGGCCGCACCTTCAACAACAAGTACCTGATCATCGACGAGGCGCAGAACCTCACGCCCAAGCAGATGAAGACGCTGGCCACCCGCGCGGGCCCCGGCACCAAGGTGGTCTGTCTGGGCAACATCGCCCAGATCGACACGCCCTACCTCACCGAGGCCTCGTCGGGCCTCACCTACGTGGTGGAGCGTTTCAAGGGCTGGAAGCACGGCGGGCACCTGACGCTGCAGCGCGGTGAGCGCTCGCGGCTGGCAGACTTTGCGGCAGATGTGCTCTAA
- a CDS encoding acyltransferase family protein, whose protein sequence is MASILRSHPAGQVPQSAQPARADKTLYSLQALRFIAAALVVISHIRNEVGLTPFGSSGVDIFFVISGFIIYYVTRDGAPQFFTRRLIRIVPLYWLGTLALAAIALKAPGMLNHTSLDADKLLGSLFFIPVWNESIQYHMPLLTLGWSLNYEILFYLVFFIALKISHQHRLLISSLLLVSLTAVHPYAAPESALAFWSDAYVVEFIYGMLLAQLLSSTRFIEHARLPMLAAAAGLALYTWALLPDTGLVTQEMALDKWVRVVVIGLPSTALVVLTLACEQAFRKLGQPAKATIDFLGELSYPIYIFHIYVMGAVKRLGALQFSLPVYTAIVFAATLTVAAAVYVLYEKPVRAFLSRHLLHGKGGNKDKGRHHPPQAAMPLAS, encoded by the coding sequence ATGGCAAGTATCCTGCGCTCTCACCCCGCCGGTCAGGTCCCGCAATCGGCCCAGCCCGCCCGTGCCGACAAGACCCTCTACTCGCTGCAGGCGCTGCGCTTCATCGCGGCCGCGCTGGTGGTCATCAGCCACATCCGCAACGAAGTGGGACTCACCCCCTTCGGCAGCAGTGGCGTCGACATCTTCTTCGTCATCTCGGGCTTCATCATCTACTACGTCACCCGGGACGGTGCGCCGCAGTTCTTCACCCGCCGGCTGATCCGCATCGTGCCGCTGTACTGGCTGGGCACGCTGGCCCTGGCCGCCATCGCGCTGAAAGCGCCCGGCATGCTCAACCACACCAGCCTGGACGCCGACAAGCTGCTGGGCTCGCTCTTCTTCATCCCCGTGTGGAACGAGAGCATCCAGTACCACATGCCGCTGCTGACGCTGGGGTGGTCGCTGAACTACGAGATCCTCTTCTATCTGGTGTTCTTCATCGCCCTGAAGATCTCGCACCAGCACCGCCTGCTCATCAGCTCGCTGCTGCTGGTGTCCCTGACGGCGGTGCATCCCTACGCCGCCCCGGAATCTGCACTGGCCTTCTGGAGCGATGCCTACGTCGTCGAGTTCATCTACGGCATGCTGCTGGCCCAGCTGCTCTCCAGCACCCGCTTCATTGAGCACGCCAGACTGCCGATGCTGGCCGCCGCGGCCGGTCTGGCGCTCTACACCTGGGCGCTGCTGCCCGACACGGGTCTGGTCACGCAGGAAATGGCGCTGGACAAATGGGTGCGCGTGGTGGTCATCGGCCTGCCCAGTACTGCGCTGGTGGTGCTGACGCTGGCCTGCGAGCAGGCCTTCCGCAAGCTGGGCCAGCCCGCCAAGGCCACCATCGACTTCCTGGGTGAGCTGTCCTACCCCATCTACATCTTCCACATCTACGTAATGGGGGCCGTCAAGCGCCTGGGCGCACTGCAGTTCAGCCTGCCCGTCTACACGGCAATCGTGTTTGCCGCCACACTGACGGTGGCCGCCGCAGTGTACGTACTGTACGAGAAACCGGTTCGCGCCTTCCTGAGCCGCCACCTGCTGCACGGCAAGGGCGGCAACAAGGACAAGGGTCGCCACCACCCGCCGCAGGCTGCCATGCCTCTGGCAAGCTGA
- the dnaB gene encoding replicative DNA helicase, with the protein MDSEIAQLRLPPHSIEAEQSVLGGLLLNNGTWEDIADIITDDDFYRHDHRMIWQHISNLLRAGRPADALTVKDALQQSGRLEDAGGEQYLAMLSNAVISASNIRHYAEMVRDRAVLRRLIAVSDQIATEAFNAQGRPVNEVLDAAEAEMFKIAEDSGKKRNDFQHIGPLSGKVFQRIDELYNRDNPSEITGIATGFVDLDRMTSGMQPGDLIIVAARPSVGKTAFALNIGEHVAVHEKLPVAVFSMEMGAEQLVMRLIGSTGRIDQQRLRTGRLTEDDFIRLTDAMGKMQDAPMFIDETPALNPFELRARARRLARQYGHLGLIVIDYLQLMTGANPGGRENRATEVGEISRALKSLAKELKCPVIALSQLSREVEKRQDKKPIMSDLRESGSIEQDADVIFFIHRDDRYDPDAETKGMAEIIIGKQRNGPIGSVTLAFQGQYTKFENFAAG; encoded by the coding sequence ATGGATAGCGAGATTGCACAACTGCGGCTGCCGCCGCATTCGATCGAGGCCGAGCAATCGGTGCTGGGCGGGCTGCTGCTGAACAACGGCACCTGGGAAGACATTGCTGACATCATCACCGATGATGACTTCTATCGGCATGATCACCGGATGATATGGCAGCACATCTCCAACCTGCTGCGTGCCGGCCGACCGGCCGATGCGCTGACCGTGAAGGACGCGCTGCAGCAGTCCGGCCGGCTGGAGGATGCCGGCGGCGAGCAGTACCTGGCGATGCTGTCCAATGCCGTCATCTCGGCCAGCAACATCCGCCACTACGCCGAGATGGTGCGTGACCGTGCCGTGCTGCGTCGGCTGATTGCCGTCTCCGACCAGATCGCCACCGAGGCCTTCAACGCCCAGGGGCGTCCGGTGAACGAGGTGCTGGACGCGGCTGAGGCCGAGATGTTCAAGATTGCCGAGGACAGCGGCAAGAAGCGCAACGACTTCCAGCACATCGGTCCGCTGTCGGGCAAGGTCTTCCAGCGCATCGACGAACTCTACAACCGCGACAACCCCAGCGAGATCACCGGCATTGCCACCGGTTTCGTGGACCTGGACCGGATGACCTCCGGTATGCAGCCTGGCGACCTGATCATCGTGGCGGCCCGCCCGTCGGTGGGTAAGACGGCCTTCGCGCTCAACATTGGCGAGCACGTGGCCGTGCACGAGAAGCTGCCGGTGGCGGTCTTCAGTATGGAGATGGGCGCCGAGCAGCTGGTGATGCGTCTGATCGGCTCCACGGGGCGCATCGATCAGCAGCGGCTGCGTACCGGCCGGCTGACCGAGGACGACTTCATCCGGCTGACCGATGCCATGGGCAAGATGCAGGATGCGCCGATGTTCATCGACGAGACGCCGGCGCTCAATCCCTTCGAGCTGCGGGCCCGTGCCCGACGCCTGGCGCGTCAGTACGGCCACCTGGGGCTCATCGTCATCGACTACCTGCAGCTGATGACGGGTGCCAACCCGGGCGGCCGCGAGAACCGCGCCACCGAGGTGGGTGAGATCTCGCGGGCGCTGAAGTCGCTGGCCAAGGAGCTGAAGTGTCCCGTCATCGCGCTGTCGCAGCTCTCGCGGGAGGTGGAAAAGCGCCAGGACAAGAAGCCCATCATGAGTGACCTGCGCGAATCGGGCTCGATCGAGCAGGATGCCGACGTGATCTTCTTCATCCACCGTGACGATCGCTACGACCCTGACGCCGAAACCAAGGGCATGGCCGAGATCATCATCGGCAAGCAGCGTAACGGCCCGATCGGCTCCGTCACGCTGGCCTTCCAGGGCCAGTACACCAAGTTCGAGAACTTCGCCGCGGGCTGA
- the rplI gene encoding 50S ribosomal protein L9 — MQIILLEKVVNLGQLGDVVRVRDGYARNFLIPQGKARRATQAAVAEFEARRAELERLQAEKLAAAQAEGEKLAGRQFSLNEKAGVDGRLFGSVTNANVAETLHKAGFASVQKSMIRMPEGHIKTIGEHPVQVALHTDVLVDITINVVGETA; from the coding sequence ATGCAGATTATTTTGCTTGAGAAAGTCGTCAACCTCGGTCAGCTGGGCGATGTCGTCCGCGTCCGGGATGGCTATGCCCGCAACTTCCTGATCCCGCAGGGCAAGGCCCGTCGTGCCACCCAGGCCGCCGTGGCCGAGTTCGAGGCCCGTCGTGCCGAGCTGGAGCGCCTGCAGGCCGAGAAGCTGGCCGCAGCCCAGGCTGAAGGCGAAAAGCTGGCCGGTCGCCAGTTCTCGCTGAACGAGAAGGCCGGCGTCGATGGCCGCCTGTTCGGTTCGGTCACCAACGCCAACGTGGCCGAGACCCTGCACAAGGCCGGCTTCGCCAGCGTGCAGAAGTCCATGATCCGCATGCCGGAAGGTCACATCAAGACCATCGGCGAGCACCCGGTGCAGGTTGCCCTGCACACCGACGTGCTGGTCGACATCACCATCAACGTGGTGGGCGAGACGGCCTGA
- the rpsR gene encoding 30S ribosomal protein S18 yields the protein MVGFRRGSKDRKPKRPAQSALFKRKKFCRFTAEKVEWIDYKDVDTLKDFVTEQGKIIPARLTGTRAHYQRQLGVAIRRARFLALMPYTDNH from the coding sequence ATGGTTGGTTTCCGTCGCGGCAGCAAAGACCGCAAACCCAAACGTCCCGCCCAGTCCGCCCTGTTCAAGCGCAAGAAGTTCTGCCGCTTCACGGCCGAGAAGGTGGAATGGATCGACTACAAGGATGTCGACACGCTGAAGGACTTCGTGACCGAGCAGGGCAAGATCATTCCTGCGCGCCTCACCGGCACCCGTGCTCACTATCAGCGTCAGCTGGGCGTCGCCATCCGGCGTGCTCGCTTCCTGGCCCTGATGCCCTACACCGACAACCACTGA
- the priB gene encoding primosomal replication protein N — MPAPADDHPEASAPARNHLELTAILSERETLRYNLSGVPVVECVLTHESILPEAGIDRRVNLRVQAVAIGDVAHRLVEIDPGTRLSVSGFLAQARKSTRIVCLHLTRIDQY, encoded by the coding sequence GTGCCAGCCCCGGCCGATGATCATCCGGAAGCATCCGCTCCGGCCCGAAATCATCTGGAGCTGACCGCCATCCTCTCGGAGCGCGAGACGCTGCGCTACAACCTGTCGGGCGTTCCGGTGGTGGAATGCGTGCTCACCCACGAATCCATCCTGCCCGAAGCCGGCATCGACCGTCGCGTCAACCTTCGGGTCCAGGCCGTCGCCATTGGTGACGTGGCCCACCGGCTGGTCGAGATCGACCCTGGCACCCGGTTGAGCGTCAGCGGTTTCCTGGCCCAGGCCCGCAAGAGCACCCGCATCGTCTGCCTGCACCTGACACGCATCGATCAGTACTGA
- the rpsF gene encoding 30S ribosomal protein S6: protein MRHYEIVFMVHPDQSEQVPAMIDRYKQMVEGANGKMHRVEDWGRLQLAYPIQKIGKAHYVLMNVECDQHTLGEIENAFRFNDAVLRHLVVRMDKAETGPSVMSKRLQKEESRKAGSSEAPAAAEGKAAE from the coding sequence ATGCGACATTATGAAATCGTCTTCATGGTCCATCCGGACCAGAGCGAACAAGTGCCTGCAATGATCGACCGTTACAAGCAGATGGTCGAAGGCGCCAACGGCAAGATGCACCGGGTCGAGGACTGGGGCCGGCTGCAACTCGCCTATCCCATTCAGAAGATCGGCAAGGCGCACTACGTGCTGATGAACGTCGAGTGCGACCAGCACACGCTGGGCGAGATCGAGAATGCCTTCCGCTTCAACGACGCCGTGCTGCGCCACCTGGTGGTGCGGATGGACAAGGCCGAGACCGGCCCGTCCGTCATGAGCAAGCGTCTGCAGAAGGAAGAGTCCCGCAAGGCGGGCAGCTCCGAGGCCCCTGCAGCGGCCGAAGGCAAGGCAGCCGAGTAA
- a CDS encoding acyl-CoA-binding protein, whose translation MTGGYVMSSLEDAFRKAQQDVHDLSVPPGRIMQLRLYALFMQATSGNASGARPGFSDFEARSRWDAWQALSGLAREDAMSEYIAEAGRLKYRQLLGAV comes from the coding sequence ATGACCGGAGGTTACGTCATGTCCAGCCTGGAGGACGCGTTTCGCAAGGCGCAGCAGGATGTGCACGACCTGAGCGTGCCGCCTGGGCGCATCATGCAGCTGCGCCTGTACGCGCTCTTCATGCAGGCCACGTCCGGCAACGCCTCGGGCGCCCGTCCGGGGTTCTCCGACTTCGAGGCCCGCTCGCGCTGGGATGCCTGGCAGGCCCTGTCGGGCCTGGCGCGTGAGGACGCCATGTCCGAGTACATCGCCGAGGCCGGGCGCCTGAAATATCGACAGTTGCTGGGAGCCGTCTAG
- a CDS encoding sugar phosphate nucleotidyltransferase: METSQDAVRSSRATAGEAGVGKAAKRLVGLIPAAGRGTRLAPLPFSKELVPVGFQHASEGADRKPKPVSQYLLERMRLAGAQQVFFITRPGKGDIADYYGDGSRLGMDFAYLQARLPWGPPFSLSQAVPFIGDADVVFGFPDILIDPVDSFTPLLARQAETGADVVLGLFDATAREPGDVITLDEASGRVLGLETKEERPNRPDHYTCWMFAVWNGRFSAFLREECERLAEVARARIAADPAGKAPEWPVGAVISAAIRAGLHVNSVYFPQGRFLDIGEPAGITAAAAFPGVWDGLTPHPADGGR; this comes from the coding sequence ATGGAAACATCTCAGGATGCAGTCCGCAGTTCCCGCGCCACAGCGGGTGAGGCGGGTGTCGGAAAAGCGGCGAAGCGGCTGGTGGGCCTGATCCCGGCGGCCGGGCGTGGCACGCGGCTGGCGCCCTTGCCCTTCAGCAAGGAGCTGGTGCCGGTGGGCTTCCAGCACGCCAGCGAAGGCGCCGACCGCAAGCCCAAGCCGGTGTCGCAGTACCTGCTGGAGCGGATGCGGCTGGCCGGTGCGCAGCAGGTGTTCTTCATCACGCGCCCGGGCAAGGGCGACATTGCCGACTACTATGGCGACGGCAGCCGGCTGGGCATGGACTTTGCCTATCTGCAGGCACGTCTGCCCTGGGGGCCACCGTTCTCGCTGTCGCAGGCCGTGCCTTTCATTGGGGATGCCGACGTGGTGTTCGGCTTTCCCGACATCCTGATCGACCCGGTGGATTCGTTCACGCCGTTGCTGGCACGCCAGGCCGAGACCGGCGCCGATGTGGTGCTGGGGCTGTTCGATGCCACCGCTCGCGAGCCGGGCGATGTGATCACCCTGGATGAAGCGAGCGGCCGCGTGCTGGGGCTGGAGACCAAGGAAGAGCGGCCGAATCGGCCCGATCACTACACCTGCTGGATGTTCGCGGTCTGGAACGGGCGCTTCTCGGCCTTCCTGCGGGAAGAATGCGAGCGGCTGGCCGAGGTGGCGCGTGCCCGCATCGCGGCCGACCCCGCCGGCAAGGCCCCCGAGTGGCCGGTGGGTGCCGTCATCTCGGCGGCCATCCGGGCGGGGCTGCACGTCAACAGCGTCTATTTTCCCCAGGGACGTTTTCTGGACATCGGTGAGCCCGCCGGCATCACGGCGGCCGCAGCCTTCCCCGGTGTCTGGGATGGGCTGACGCCGCATCCGGCGGACGGCGGGCGATGA